The sequence CATGAAGCGTCACGGCTTCCACGGCGTCGGCGCCTCCCACGGTGCCCACCGCAACCACCGCAAGCCCGGCTCGATCGGCGCTTGCGCGACGCCCGGGCGCGTGTTCAAGGGCACGCGCATGGCTGGCCGCATGGGCAACGACACCGTCACCACGCAGAACGTCACGGTGCACGCCATCGACGCCGAGAAGGGCCTGATCCTCCTCAAGGGTGCCGTTCCCGGCCCCCGGGGTGGCCTCGTGGTCCTGCGCTCGGCCGCCAAGAAGACGCAGGAGGCGTGAGCATGGCTACCAAGACCAACAAGGTCGACCTGCCGAAGGACATCTTCGGCGTCGAGGTCAACGTCGCGTTGATCCACCAGGTCGTCGTCGCGCAGCAGGCCGCTGCCCGCCAGGGCACGCACTCCACCAAGCGTCGCGGCGAGGTCCGCGGTGGTGGACGCAAGCCCTACAAGCAGAAGGGCACCGGCCGCGCCCGTCAGGGCTCGACCCGCGCTCCGCAGTTCGCCGGCGGTGGCGTCGTCCACGGTCCCAAGCCGCGTGACTACAGCGAGCGGACCCCCAAGAAGATGAAGGCTGCCGCCCTGCGCGGTGCCCTCTCCGACCGGGCCGTCAACGACCGCATCCACGTCGTCGACTCCTTGGTGACCGGCGACAAGCCGTCCACCAAGGCTGCGCTGGCCTCGCTGCTCGGTCTCAGTGACCGGGTGCGCTTCCTGGTGGTCCTCGAGCGCAGCGACACCCTCACCTGGCTCTCGCTGCGCAACGCGCCGCAGGTGCACATCGTGGCGGTCGACCAGCTCAACACCTATGACGTGCTCGCCAGCGACGACGTCGTGTTCACGCAGGGCGCCTACGACGCCTTCGTGAGCGGCGCCGCCAAGGCAGCCAACGCCCGCAAGGCCACGATCGTCGAGGCTCCGGCCGCCGACGCCGTGATCGAGGACGAGCCGAAGGTCGCCAAGAAGGCTGCCGCCAAGAAGTCGGCCAAGCCCGCTGCTGCTGAGGAGGACGACAAGTGAGCACCCTGCACAAGGACCACCGCGACATCTTGATCGCGCCGGTCGTCTCCGAGAAGAGCTACGGCCTGCTCGACGCCAACAAGTACACCTTCATCGTCCGCCCGGACGCCAACAAGACCGAGATCAAGATCGCGGTCGAGAAGGTCTTCAACGTCAAGGTGACGTCGGTCAACACGATCAACCGCCAGGGCAAGACTCGTCGGACGCGCACCGGTCTCGGCAAGCGCGCCAACACCAAGCGCGCGATCGTGTCCCTCGCCGAGGGCCACCGCATCGACATCTTCGGCCAGGTCGGCTGACCCGGAACAGGATTGATGACACATGGCTATTCGTAAGTACAAGCCGACCACCCCGGGCCGTCGCGGCTCCTCGGTGGCCGACTTCGTCGAGATCACCCGGACCACGCCGGAGAAGTCGCTGACGCGTCCGCTGCCCAAGAAGGGCGGCCGCAACAACCAGGGCCGGATCACCACCCGGCACCAGGGTGGCGGTCACAAGCGGGCCTACCGCATCATCGACTTCCGTCGCTACGACAAGGACGGCGTGCCGGCCAAGGTCGCTCACATCGAGTACGACCCCAACCGCACGGCGCGGATCGCGCTGCTGCACTACGCAGACGGCGAGAAGCGCTACATCGTCGCGCCGAAGGACCTGACCCAGGGCACGCCCGTGGAGTCCGGGCCCAACGCCGACATCAAGCCCGGCAACAACCTGCCGCTGCGCAACATCCCGGTCGGTACGACCATCCACTGCGTGGAGCTTCGACCGGGTGGCGGCGCCAAGATCGCCCGCTCGGCCGGCAACTCCGCCCAGCTGGTGGCTCGTGAAGGCAGCCGCGCCACGCTGCGTCTGCCCTCGGGCGAGATGCGCTTCGTCGACGTGCGCTGCCGCGCCACCGTCGGCGAGGTCGGCAACGCCGAGCAGTCCAACATCAACTGGGGCAAGGCCGGCCGCATGCGCTGGAAGGGCAAGCGCCCGACCGTGCGTGGTGTCGTCATGAACCCGGTCGACCACCCGCACGGCGGTGGCGAGGGCAAGACCTCCGGTGGTCGCCACCCGGTCTCCCCGTGGGGCAAGCCCGAGGGCCGGACGCGCAAGCGCAAGGCCTCCGACTCCCAGATCATCCGTCGTCGCAAGTCCGGCAAGGGTAGGAAGTAACCGACATGCCTCGCAGCCTGAAGAAGGGCCCCTTCATCGACGACCACCTTCAGAAGAAGGTGGACGCCGAGAACGAGAAGGGCAGCCACAACGTCATCAAGACCTGGTCACGCCGGTCGATGATTGTGCCCGACATGATCGGTCACACCATTGCCGTCCACGACGGTCGCAAGCACGTTCCCGTCTTCGTGACCGACTCGATGGTCGGCCACAAGCTCGGTGAATTCGCCCCGACGCGCACCTACAAGGGTCACGTCAAGGAAGACCGGAAGGGGAAGCGTCGATGAGTGTCACCGAGCGCCAGCGCACGAGCGCCCGTCGCGAGACCCTGCTGGGCGACCAGCCCGGAGCCTTCGCGAGCGCCCGCTACGTCCGCATCACCCCGATGAAGGCTCGCCGTGTCGTCGACATGGTTCGCGGCCTTCCCGTCGCCGACGCACTCTCCCTGCTGCAGTTCGCGCCGCAGGCTGCGTCCGAGACCGTCTACAAGGTCCTCGAGAGCGCCGTCGCCAACGCCGAGACCACCGAGGGCCTGGCCGCGGCCGACCTCGTGGTGTCGGTGGCGATGGTCGACGAGGGCCCCACGATGAAGCGTTGGCGTCCGCGTGCGCAGGGTCGCGCGACCCGCATCAACAAGCGCACCAGCCACATCACGCTGGTCGTTCAGCCTGCGGCCGTCGCCGCCGCCAAGAAGAACGCCGGCGCGTCCAAGAACGCCAGCGCCACCGAGAACGGAAGGGGTGCCTGATGGGTCAGAAGATCAACCCCAACGGCTTCCGCCTGGGCATCTCCACCGACCACAAGAGCCGTTGGTACGCCGACAAGCTCTACAAGTCCTACGTCGGAGAAGACGTCGCGATCCGCAAGCTGCTCTCCAAGGGCATGGAGCGGGCCGGCATCTCCAAGGTCGAGATCGAGCGGACGCGTGACCGAGTGCGCGTCGACATCCACACTGCGCGTCCGGGCATCGTCATCGGTCGCCGTGGCGCCGAGGCCGACCGCATCCGCGGTGAGCTCGAGAAGCTCACCGGCAAGCAGGTGCAGCTCAACATCCTCGAGGTCAAGAACCCCGAGGTCGACGCCCAGCTCGTCGCTCAGGGTGTCGCTGAGCAGCTCTCGGGTCGTGTCCAGTTCCGCCGGGCCATGAAGAAGGCCATGCAGACCTCGATGCGCTCGGGTGCCAAGGGCATCCGGATCCAGTGCTCGGGTCGTCTCAACGGCGCCGAGATGTCTCGCACCGAGTTCTATCGCGAGGGTCGCGTCCCGCTGCACACGCTGCGTGCCGACATCGACTACGGCTTCTACGAGGCCAAGACCACGTTCGGTCGCATCGGCGTCAAGGTGTGGATCTACAAGGGTGAGGTTGCCGGCACGCGTGCCGAGCGCCAGGCCCAGGCCGCTGCTCGCGCCGGTGCTCCCGGCCGTGGTGGCGCAGGTGGCCGCCCGACGCGTGGCGGCGAGCGTCCCAGCCGCGGCACGCGCAGTGACCGTCCCGCCCGCACCGACGCACCCGCCGAAGCCGCTCCGGCGGCGACCGAGTCGGCCGCCCCGTCGGGCGAGCCCGCCGTGTCGACCCCCGGACAGGAGGGATGAAGCCATGTTGATGCCCCGTCGCGTCAAGCACCGCAAGCAGCACCACCCCAAGCGCAGCGGTGCGGCCAAGGGTGGCACCACGCTCGCCTTCGGTGACTTCGGCATCCAGGCGATCGAGGGTCACTACGTGACCAACCGACAGATCGAGTCGGCCCGTATCGCCATGACCCGCCACATCAAGCGAGGCGGAAAGGTCTGGATCAACATCTACCCGGACCGTCCGCTGACCAAGAAGCCTGCCGAGACCCGCATGGGTTCGGGCAAGGGCTCCCCCGAGTGGTGGGTGGCGAACGTCAAGCCCGGCCGCGTCATGTTCGAGCTTGCCGGTGTGGATGAGGAGACCGCTCGTGAGGCCATGCGCCGCGCGATGCACAAGCTCCCCATGAAGTGCCGGTTCATTTCCCGCGAGGCAGGTGAATTCTGATGAGCAGCAAGCAGTCTGCCCACGAGCTCGACGAGCTCAACGCCGTTGACCTCGAGTCGAAGCTGCGTGAGGCCAAGGAGGAGCTTTTCAACCTCCGATTCCAGGCGGCCACCGGCCAGCTGGAGAGCCACGGCCGTCTCCGGACGGTCAAGAAGGACATCGCCCGGATCTACACCGTGGTGCGTGAGCGCGAGCTCGGCATCCGCAGCACCCCGGGTAGCACCAAGACTGAAGAGGCCAACGCATGAGCGACACCACCGAGACCAGCCAGGACGAGAAGCGCAACCAGCGCAAGGTCCGCGAGGGCCTGGTCGTGAGCGACAAGATGGACAAGACCATCGTCGTCACGGTCGAGGACCGCGTGAAGCACGCGCTCTACGGCAAGGTCATGCGTCGTACGTCGCGCCTCAAGGCCCACGACGAGCAGAACCAGTGCGGCATCGGCGACCGGGTCCTGATCATGGAAACCCGTCCGCTCTCGGCCACCAAGCGCTGGCGCCTCGTCGAGGTGCTCGAGAAGGCCAAGTGACTTCGAGGCTCCGGCCTCGAGCTCCATCTCATCAACATTCAGTTCGGCCAGGCTCGCGATCCACTGAGATCACGAGAACCGGCTCGACAACCAGGAGAAACCAATGATCCAGCAGGAGTCGCGACTCAAGGTCGCCGACAACACCGGTGCGAAGGAAATCCTCTGCATCCGTGTTCTCGGTGGCTCGGGACGTCGCTACGCCGGCATCGGTGACGTCATCGTCGCCACCGTCAAGGACGCGATCCCCGGTGGCAACGTGAAGAAGGGCGACGTCGTCAAGGCCGTGGTCGTACGCACCGTCAAGGAGCGTCGCCGTGCCGACGGTTCCTACATCCGCTTCGACGAGAACGCCGCCGTCATCCTCAAGGCGGACGGTGAGCCGCGCGGCACGCGCATCTTCGGCCCCGTCGGCCGCGAGCTGCGCGAGAAGAAGTTCATGAAGATCATCTCGCTCGCGCCGGAGGTGTTGTGAGAGATGGGTAAGCAGAGCATGAACATCAAGAAGGGCGACACCGTCAAGGTCATCGCCGGCAAGGACAAGGGCGCCCAGGGCAAGGTCATCACGGTGCTCCGCGAGGAGCAGCGCGTGATCGTCGAGGGTGTCAACCGCGTCAAGCGGCACACCAAGGCGGTCCAGGGTGGCAACACCGGAGGCATCATCACCGCCGAGGCCCCGATCCACGTCAGCAACGTGATGCTGGTCGAGGGCGACGGCGTCACCCGCGTCGGCTTCCGCCGCGACGAGGTCACCAAGCGTCGTCCCGACGGTTCGACGTACTCCGCCCAGCGCAGCGTTCGCGTCTCGCGCAAGACCGGCAAGGAGATCTGAGATGGCTGAGACCACCCAGACCACCGAGTCCTCGATCCCGCGGCTCAAGACCCGCTACCGCGAGGAGATCCTCCCCGCGCTGCAGTCCGAGTTCGAGATCAAGAACGTCATGCAGGTCCCCGGCCTGACCAAGATCGTCGTCAACATGGGCGTGGGCGAGGCTGCTCGCGACTCCAAGCTGATCGAGGGCGCGATCAAGGACCTGACCGCCATCACCGGCCAGAAGCCGTCGGTGACCAAGGCCCGCAAGTCGATCGCGCAGTTCAAGCTGCGTGAGGGGATGCCCATCGGCGCCCACGTCACGCTGCGTGGCGACCGCATGTGGGAGTTCCTCGACCGCCTGCTCTCGCTGGCGCTGCCTCGCATCCGCGACTTCCGCGGTCTCAGCGACCGTCAGTTCGACGGCCGCGGCAACTACACCTTCGGTCTGACCGAGCAGGTCATGTTCCACGAGATCGACCAGGACAAGATCGACCGTTCACGCGGTATGGACATCACGGTCGTCACCACCGCGACCAACGACGACGAGGGCCGCGCGCTGCTGAAGCAGCTCGGCTTCCCGTTCAAGGAGAACTGACATGGCGAAGACTTCTCTCAAGGTCAAGGCCGCTCGCAAGCCCAAGTTCGCGGTTCGCGGCTACACCCGCTGCCAGCGGTGCGGTCGACCCAAGTCCGTCTACCGCAAGTTCGGCCTGTGCCGGATCTGCCTGCGCGAGATGGCCCACCGCGGCGAGCTGCCCGGCGTGACCAAGTCCTCCTGGTAAGCCACCAGACTTCACCTCACAACCGCTGAAGGTCCGCCCAGCGCGGAAACCACAGAAGAGAGAGAACATCCAGCTATGACCATGACCGACCCGATCGCAGACATGCTCACGCGTCTGCGCAACGCCAACCAGGCGTACCACGACGAGGTGTCGATGCCCTTCAGCAAGATGAAGGCCGGCCTCGCCGAGATCCTCCAGCAGGAGGGTTACATCACCTCCTTCAGCGTTGCCGAGCCGGCCGAGGGCGAGGTCGGCAAAACGCTGACCGTCACGCTCAAGTACGGCCGCAGCCGGGAGCGCTCGATCGCGGGCGTCCGCCGCATCAGCAAGCCCGGACTGCGGGTGTACGCCAAGAGCACCGGCCTGCCCAAGGTACTCGGCGGCCTGGGCGTGGCGATCATCTCGACCAGCCAGGGCCTGCTGACCGACCGTCAGGCCAACCAGAAGGGCGTGGGCGGCGAAGTCCTCGCCTACGTCTGGTAACCCGGACTACTAGACCAGAAGGAGAAACAAGCATGTCGCGTATTGGCAGGCTCCCCATCCCGGTCCCGTCCGGTGTCGATGTTGCCATCGACGAGTCGACGGTCACCGTCAAGGGCCCCAAGGGCACGCTGAGCCACACCGTGGCTTCGCCCATCATCGTGGAGAAGGGTGAGGACGGCGTCGTCTCGGTCAACCGCCCCGACGACGAGCGCAACAGCCGCTCGTTGCACGGTCTGACCCGCACCCTGATCAACAACATGGTCGTCGGTGTCACCGAGGGCTACGAGAAGAAGCTCGAGATCGTGGGCGTGGGTTACCGCGTGCTGCCCAAGGGCCCCACGCAGCTGGAGTTCCAGCTCGGCTACTCCCACCCGATCGTCTTCGACGCACCCGAGGGCATCACGTTCACCACCGAGTCGCCGACCAAGCTCGGTGTCGTCGGTATCGACAAGCAGCTCGTGGGTGAGGTCGCGGCCAAGATCCGCAAGCTGCGCAAGCCGGAGCCCTACAAGGGCAAGGGCGTGCGTTACTCCGGCGAACACATCCGCCGCAAGGTCGGAAAGGCCGGTAAGTGACATGGCTATCTCACTGTCGAACAACAAGCACACCGCTGCGCGCGTCAAGTCGCGCCTGCGTCGTCAGGTCCGGGGACGCAAGCGCATCTCCGGAACGCCCGAGCGTCCGCGCCTGGTCGTCACCAAGTCGGCCAAGCACCTCTCCGTCCAGGTCGTCGACGACCTGCAGGGAGCGACGCTGGCCTATGCCTCCACCATGGAGGCGGACGTCCGCGCCGCAGCAGGTGACAAGACCGCCAAGGCCACGAAGATCGGTGAGCTCGTCGCTGAGCGCGCCAAGGCCGTAGGCATCGACGCTGTCGTCTTCGACCGCGCCGGCAACAAGTACCACGGTCGCATCGCGGCCCTTGCAGACGCCGCCCGTGAGGGCGGACTGTCGTTCTGATCGCCAACGCGGTAAGAGAGAGATCTTAGATATGGAGCACATCTCATGAGCGGAGCCCAGCGCGGACAGCGCAGCGGCGGCTCGGGCGACCGTCGTCAGCGTGACGACCGTCGCGGTGGCGGCGCTGAAAAGTCTGTCTACATCGAGCGCGTCGTAGCCATCAACCGAGTCGCCAAGGTCGTCAAGGGTGGTCGACGCTTCAGCTTCACCGCCCTCGTGATCGTCGGTGACGGCGAGGGTCTCGTCGGTGTCGGCTACGGCAAGGCGAAGGAAGTTCCTGCGGCGATCGCCAAGGGCGTCGAGGAGGCCAAGAAGGCATTCTTCAAGGTCCCTCGCATCCAGGGCACCATCCCGCACCCGGTGCAGGGTGAGAAGGCCGCAGGCGTCGTCCTGCTCCGTCCGGCTTCCCCCGGTACCGGCGTCATCGCCGGTGGCCCGGTGCGTGCCGTGCTGGAGTGCGCCGGCATCCACGACGTCCTGAGCAAGTCGCTCGGGTCGTCCAACCAGATCAACATCGTCCACGCCACCGTGGCTGCGCTGAAGATGCTGGAAGAGCCCGAGCAGGTGGCCGCCCGTCGCGGCATGTCCGTCGAGCACGTCACCCCGGCTGCGATCCTCAAGGCTCGCGAGGCCGGCAAGGTCGAGGCAGCTGCCGCTGCCGCTGCGGGGGTGTCTTCCTGATGGCACAGCTCAAGGTTCAGCAGAACCGTGGTCTGGTCGGCCTCAAGGCCAACCAGCGCGAGACGCTGCGCACGCTCGGTCTCAAGAGGATCGGCGACGTGGTCGTCAAGGAGGACCGCCCGGAGATCCGGGGCATGGTCAACACTGTCCGTCACCTGGTGACGGTCGAGGAGGTCGACTGATGACGCTCAAGCTGCACCACCTGCGTCCGGCTCCCGGCGCCAAGACCGCCAAGACCCGCGTCGGTCGCGGTGAAGGCTCCAAGGGCAAGACGTCTGGTCGTGGAACCAAGGGCACCAAGGCCCGCTACCAGGTCCCGGTCGCCTTCGAGGGTGGCCAGATGCCGATCCACATGCGTCTGCCCAAGCTCAAGGGTTTCCGCAACCCGTTCAAGGTCGAGTTCCAGGTCGTCAACCTCGACAAGCTCGGCGAGCTCTTCCCCCAGGGCGGGACCGTCACTGTCGACGACCTCGTCGCTGGCGGCGCCGTCCGCAAGGGCAAGCCGGTCAAGGTGCTGGGCCAGGGCGACATCAATGTCGCCGTCCAGGTCAGCGCCGCGGCCTTCTCGGGCTCCGCCAAGGAGAAGATCGAGGCCGCCGGCGGCAGCACCACGGTGGTCTGAGGACCATCTCCTGGCTTCAACGATGCGGCCCGGTCGAACAGTGGGAACTGTCCGACCGGGCTCGTGCGTTCACCCAGGGGTCCGCGCGGTGCGGTCACTGTTAGGCTTCCCCGGGCCCTCGGGGAGGTAGTCCGAGGGCTTCATCGGTCAGGGCGGTCTCAACGCCTGCTCCGGCAACGTTCACGAAAGAGGATCCTGTGCTCAGCGCGTTCGCCAACGCTTTCCGCACGCCGGACCTGCGGCGCAAGCTGCTGTTCGTCCTGCTGATCGTCCTTATCTTCCGGCTCGGGTCGCAGGTGCCGACGCCCGGCGTCCACGTGGCCAACGTGCAGGCGTGCCTCCAGGACGTCGAGGACCAGGGGCTCTATCAGCTGGTCAACCTGTTCTCCGGTGGTGCGCTGCTCCAGCTGACGATCTTCGCGCTCGGGATCATGCCCTACATCACAGCCTCGATCATCCTGCAGCTCCTCGTCGTGGTGATCCCGCGACTCGACACGCTGAAGAAGGAAGGCCAGTCCGGCCAGACCAAGATCACGCAGTACACCCGCTACCTCACGCTGGGCCTCGCCCTCCTGCAGGCGACCGGAATCGTGGCGCTCGCCCGTGCCGGCACGCTGCTGGGCACGACCTGCGACCGCGACCTGCTCCACAGCGACTCGACGGCGACCTTCCTGACCATGGTGATCACCATGACCGCCGGCACCGCGGTCATCATGTGGCTCGGTGAGCTCATCACCGACCGCGGCATCGGCAACGGCATGTCGATCCTCATCTTCTGCCAGGTGGTCGCGACCTTCCCGGCCTCGCTGTGGAAGGTGCAGACCACCGAGGGTTGGGTGACCTTCGGGATCGTCATGGTCATCGGGCTGATGCTCGTGGCGGCGGTCATCTTCATCGAGCAGGCCCAGCGCCGCATCCCGGTGCAGTACGCCCGCCGCATGGTCGGTCGCAAGATGTTCGGCGGCTCATCGACATACATCCCGCTCAAGGTCAACCAGGCGGGCATCATCCCCGTCATCTTCGCCAGCTCGCTGCTCTACCTCCCGGCGATGGCCGTCCAGTTCAACCCCGGCAGCAGCTCTCCGGTCATCCGAGTCATCAACGACTACTTCGTCGGTGGAGACCACCCTCTCTACATGGCGACCTACTTCCTGCTGATCATCTTCTTCACCTACTTCTACGTCTCGATCACCTTCAACCCTGAAGAGGTGGCGGACAACATGAAGAAGTACGGCGGCTTCATCCCCGGGATCCGGGCGGGCAAGCCGACGCAGGACTACCTCGCCTACGTCCTCTCGCGCATCACCTTCCCTGGAGCGCTCTACCTCGGCCTCATCTCACTGGTGCCGTTGATCGCGTTCGCGCTGATCAACGCCGACCAGAACTTCCCCTTCGGCGGCACCTCGATCCTGATCATGGTCGGCGTCGCCCTCGACACGGTGAAGCAGATCGAGAGCCAGCTCCAGCAGCGCAACTACGAAGGGTTCCTCCGTTAACAATGCGCCTCATCATCATGGGTCCGCCCGGTGCGGGCAAAGGCACTCAGGCCAAGTACATCGCCGAGCACTTCGAGATCCCGGCGATCTCCACCGGTGACATCTTCCGGGCCAACGTCTCGCAGGGCACCGAGCTGGGCATCGAGGCCCAGCGCTACATGGACTCCGGCGAATACGTCCCCGACACCGTGACCAACCGCATGGTGCGCAACCGGATCGGGGAGGCAGACGCCGGCAACGGCTTCCTGCTCGACGGCTATCCCCGCACGCTGGCGCAGGTCGAAGAGCTCGACGACATGATCAAGGACACCGGTCACGCGCTCGACGCCGTCGTGGTGCTGACCGTCGACCAGGACGAGGTCGTCGACCGGCTGCTGCAGCGCGCCGAGACCGAGGGTCGCGCCGACGACACGGCAGACGTGATCCGGCGGCGCCAGGAGAT comes from Nocardioides piscis and encodes:
- the rplF gene encoding 50S ribosomal protein L6, which codes for MSRIGRLPIPVPSGVDVAIDESTVTVKGPKGTLSHTVASPIIVEKGEDGVVSVNRPDDERNSRSLHGLTRTLINNMVVGVTEGYEKKLEIVGVGYRVLPKGPTQLEFQLGYSHPIVFDAPEGITFTTESPTKLGVVGIDKQLVGEVAAKIRKLRKPEPYKGKGVRYSGEHIRRKVGKAGK
- the rpsH gene encoding 30S ribosomal protein S8, with the translated sequence MTMTDPIADMLTRLRNANQAYHDEVSMPFSKMKAGLAEILQQEGYITSFSVAEPAEGEVGKTLTVTLKYGRSRERSIAGVRRISKPGLRVYAKSTGLPKVLGGLGVAIISTSQGLLTDRQANQKGVGGEVLAYVW
- the rpsC gene encoding 30S ribosomal protein S3; translated protein: MGQKINPNGFRLGISTDHKSRWYADKLYKSYVGEDVAIRKLLSKGMERAGISKVEIERTRDRVRVDIHTARPGIVIGRRGAEADRIRGELEKLTGKQVQLNILEVKNPEVDAQLVAQGVAEQLSGRVQFRRAMKKAMQTSMRSGAKGIRIQCSGRLNGAEMSRTEFYREGRVPLHTLRADIDYGFYEAKTTFGRIGVKVWIYKGEVAGTRAERQAQAAARAGAPGRGGAGGRPTRGGERPSRGTRSDRPARTDAPAEAAPAATESAAPSGEPAVSTPGQEG
- the rpmD gene encoding 50S ribosomal protein L30 — protein: MAQLKVQQNRGLVGLKANQRETLRTLGLKRIGDVVVKEDRPEIRGMVNTVRHLVTVEEVD
- the rplV gene encoding 50S ribosomal protein L22; translation: MSVTERQRTSARRETLLGDQPGAFASARYVRITPMKARRVVDMVRGLPVADALSLLQFAPQAASETVYKVLESAVANAETTEGLAAADLVVSVAMVDEGPTMKRWRPRAQGRATRINKRTSHITLVVQPAAVAAAKKNAGASKNASATENGRGA
- the rplX gene encoding 50S ribosomal protein L24; protein product: MGKQSMNIKKGDTVKVIAGKDKGAQGKVITVLREEQRVIVEGVNRVKRHTKAVQGGNTGGIITAEAPIHVSNVMLVEGDGVTRVGFRRDEVTKRRPDGSTYSAQRSVRVSRKTGKEI
- the rpsS gene encoding 30S ribosomal protein S19 — encoded protein: MPRSLKKGPFIDDHLQKKVDAENEKGSHNVIKTWSRRSMIVPDMIGHTIAVHDGRKHVPVFVTDSMVGHKLGEFAPTRTYKGHVKEDRKGKRR
- a CDS encoding adenylate kinase translates to MRLIIMGPPGAGKGTQAKYIAEHFEIPAISTGDIFRANVSQGTELGIEAQRYMDSGEYVPDTVTNRMVRNRIGEADAGNGFLLDGYPRTLAQVEELDDMIKDTGHALDAVVVLTVDQDEVVDRLLQRAETEGRADDTADVIRRRQEIYAEETAPLIEVYRGRDLIIEVDGLGEIDEVTQRIFAALDVVPQS
- the rpmC gene encoding 50S ribosomal protein L29, which codes for MSSKQSAHELDELNAVDLESKLREAKEELFNLRFQAATGQLESHGRLRTVKKDIARIYTVVRERELGIRSTPGSTKTEEANA
- the rplW gene encoding 50S ribosomal protein L23; the protein is MSTLHKDHRDILIAPVVSEKSYGLLDANKYTFIVRPDANKTEIKIAVEKVFNVKVTSVNTINRQGKTRRTRTGLGKRANTKRAIVSLAEGHRIDIFGQVG
- the rpsE gene encoding 30S ribosomal protein S5 — translated: MSGAQRGQRSGGSGDRRQRDDRRGGGAEKSVYIERVVAINRVAKVVKGGRRFSFTALVIVGDGEGLVGVGYGKAKEVPAAIAKGVEEAKKAFFKVPRIQGTIPHPVQGEKAAGVVLLRPASPGTGVIAGGPVRAVLECAGIHDVLSKSLGSSNQINIVHATVAALKMLEEPEQVAARRGMSVEHVTPAAILKAREAGKVEAAAAAAAGVSS
- the rplR gene encoding 50S ribosomal protein L18, giving the protein MAISLSNNKHTAARVKSRLRRQVRGRKRISGTPERPRLVVTKSAKHLSVQVVDDLQGATLAYASTMEADVRAAAGDKTAKATKIGELVAERAKAVGIDAVVFDRAGNKYHGRIAALADAAREGGLSF
- the rpsQ gene encoding 30S ribosomal protein S17, whose amino-acid sequence is MSDTTETSQDEKRNQRKVREGLVVSDKMDKTIVVTVEDRVKHALYGKVMRRTSRLKAHDEQNQCGIGDRVLIMETRPLSATKRWRLVEVLEKAK
- the rplO gene encoding 50S ribosomal protein L15: MTLKLHHLRPAPGAKTAKTRVGRGEGSKGKTSGRGTKGTKARYQVPVAFEGGQMPIHMRLPKLKGFRNPFKVEFQVVNLDKLGELFPQGGTVTVDDLVAGGAVRKGKPVKVLGQGDINVAVQVSAAAFSGSAKEKIEAAGGSTTVV
- the rplP gene encoding 50S ribosomal protein L16; this translates as MLMPRRVKHRKQHHPKRSGAAKGGTTLAFGDFGIQAIEGHYVTNRQIESARIAMTRHIKRGGKVWINIYPDRPLTKKPAETRMGSGKGSPEWWVANVKPGRVMFELAGVDEETAREAMRRAMHKLPMKCRFISREAGEF
- the rplE gene encoding 50S ribosomal protein L5, with the protein product MAETTQTTESSIPRLKTRYREEILPALQSEFEIKNVMQVPGLTKIVVNMGVGEAARDSKLIEGAIKDLTAITGQKPSVTKARKSIAQFKLREGMPIGAHVTLRGDRMWEFLDRLLSLALPRIRDFRGLSDRQFDGRGNYTFGLTEQVMFHEIDQDKIDRSRGMDITVVTTATNDDEGRALLKQLGFPFKEN
- the rplN gene encoding 50S ribosomal protein L14; the protein is MIQQESRLKVADNTGAKEILCIRVLGGSGRRYAGIGDVIVATVKDAIPGGNVKKGDVVKAVVVRTVKERRRADGSYIRFDENAAVILKADGEPRGTRIFGPVGRELREKKFMKIISLAPEVL
- a CDS encoding type Z 30S ribosomal protein S14 — encoded protein: MAKTSLKVKAARKPKFAVRGYTRCQRCGRPKSVYRKFGLCRICLREMAHRGELPGVTKSSW
- the rplB gene encoding 50S ribosomal protein L2 yields the protein MAIRKYKPTTPGRRGSSVADFVEITRTTPEKSLTRPLPKKGGRNNQGRITTRHQGGGHKRAYRIIDFRRYDKDGVPAKVAHIEYDPNRTARIALLHYADGEKRYIVAPKDLTQGTPVESGPNADIKPGNNLPLRNIPVGTTIHCVELRPGGGAKIARSAGNSAQLVAREGSRATLRLPSGEMRFVDVRCRATVGEVGNAEQSNINWGKAGRMRWKGKRPTVRGVVMNPVDHPHGGGEGKTSGGRHPVSPWGKPEGRTRKRKASDSQIIRRRKSGKGRK
- the secY gene encoding preprotein translocase subunit SecY, with translation MLSAFANAFRTPDLRRKLLFVLLIVLIFRLGSQVPTPGVHVANVQACLQDVEDQGLYQLVNLFSGGALLQLTIFALGIMPYITASIILQLLVVVIPRLDTLKKEGQSGQTKITQYTRYLTLGLALLQATGIVALARAGTLLGTTCDRDLLHSDSTATFLTMVITMTAGTAVIMWLGELITDRGIGNGMSILIFCQVVATFPASLWKVQTTEGWVTFGIVMVIGLMLVAAVIFIEQAQRRIPVQYARRMVGRKMFGGSSTYIPLKVNQAGIIPVIFASSLLYLPAMAVQFNPGSSSPVIRVINDYFVGGDHPLYMATYFLLIIFFTYFYVSITFNPEEVADNMKKYGGFIPGIRAGKPTQDYLAYVLSRITFPGALYLGLISLVPLIAFALINADQNFPFGGTSILIMVGVALDTVKQIESQLQQRNYEGFLR
- the rplD gene encoding 50S ribosomal protein L4, whose amino-acid sequence is MATKTNKVDLPKDIFGVEVNVALIHQVVVAQQAAARQGTHSTKRRGEVRGGGRKPYKQKGTGRARQGSTRAPQFAGGGVVHGPKPRDYSERTPKKMKAAALRGALSDRAVNDRIHVVDSLVTGDKPSTKAALASLLGLSDRVRFLVVLERSDTLTWLSLRNAPQVHIVAVDQLNTYDVLASDDVVFTQGAYDAFVSGAAKAANARKATIVEAPAADAVIEDEPKVAKKAAAKKSAKPAAAEEDDK